In Blautia sp. SC05B48, a single genomic region encodes these proteins:
- a CDS encoding DUF3847 domain-containing protein yields the protein MSRAKNPKYESMSLEELKANMEKSRQELEAAIHHKNILEQRKKLVERRERSHRLIVKGAEFEKVFPLSRDLEQEDVQDMMNQLQNSSYNKSIVRQAHIAALHKDQQQIAEAVKKTEKGDDS from the coding sequence ATGAGCAGAGCAAAAAATCCAAAGTATGAATCCATGTCATTGGAGGAACTGAAGGCCAACATGGAAAAGAGCAGACAGGAACTGGAGGCAGCAATTCACCACAAAAACATTCTGGAGCAGCGGAAGAAGCTGGTAGAACGCAGGGAACGTTCCCACCGGCTGATTGTCAAAGGGGCAGAGTTTGAGAAAGTATTTCCGCTGTCCAGAGATCTGGAACAGGAAGACGTCCAGGACATGATGAATCAACTGCAGAACAGCAGTTACAACAAGAGTATTGTGCGGCAGGCTCATATAGCCGCCTTACACAAAGATCAACAGCAGATTGCAGAAGCAGTAAAAAAGACAGAGAAGGGAGATGACAGTTAA